Proteins encoded together in one Telopea speciosissima isolate NSW1024214 ecotype Mountain lineage chromosome 6, Tspe_v1, whole genome shotgun sequence window:
- the LOC122665411 gene encoding uncharacterized protein LOC122665411, with protein MDYLLSGGPAQPPSISRGFSPPEQAEACALCGDPNHYVTDCYLAAQYPEFIQEKVQAAQGFANPGNDPFSNTYNPGWQNHPNFSWKTPPNPPFRPPFNAQPNAYRGGQQQPYSQPQHTPSFESEVMKVLKGIEQKVGINDQLLHSHTHSISKLETQIGQLAEAFNKRETGQLPSQPIGNPNSAQIGRSKEQVQSVRELRNGERVKIHDTPPTYEDFPSNTPQQTTPAESTPAQAEVESKALRPLIDGNRTIAPSLVHSQENTKKEYEQPVGEGPQPDKYTPRVPFPDALKTPSSPPFGKQGEKMKEMLDLFQQVHINLPLLDAIKQVPAYAKFLKDLCTQKHKLRNQTPKTIHLTEQVSAVITDLPPKLKDPGAPLISCVIGDLSIDKALLDLGASVNILLGSVFEKFGLGELKSTEVILQLVDRSVKRPRGLLEDVLVKVDDLYFPVDFLVLDMESTSPKLPPIILGHPLLATTNAYNNCRSGSMDISFGNKKLWLNIFNASLGPYREDECFALNMIAKAVSQYTS; from the coding sequence atggactacCTGCTGTCTGGAGGACCTGCCCAACCCCCATCAATCTCAAGGGGATTTTCTCCACCTGAGCAAGCTGAAGCTTGTGCCCTCTGTGGTGACCCGAATCACTATGTGACCGATTGTTATTTAGCAGCACAATATCCTGAATTTATCCAGGAAAAGGTACAAGCTGCTCAGGGCTTTGCCAACCCGGGTAACGACCCATTTTCCAACACCTATAACCCGGGATGGCAAAATCACCCCAATTTTTCTTGGAAAACCCCTCCTAATCCACCCTTTAGGCCACCGTTCAATGCCCAACCTAATGCCTATAGGGGTGGACAACAACAACCTTACTCTCAACCTCAACATACCCCATCCTTTGAGAGTGAGGTAATGAAGGTGCTGAAAGGTATTGAGCAGAAAGTGGGAATCAATGACCAATTATTGCACTCCCACACTCACTCTATTAGCAAGCTGGAGACCCAGATTGGTCAACTTGCCGAAGCCTTCAATAAGAGAGAGACTGGCCAACTACCAAGCCAACCTATTGGAAACCCCAATAGTGCTCAAATAGGGAGGAGTAAGGAACAAGTCCAGTCGGTTAGAGAGTTGAGGAATGGTGAGAGGGTGAAAATACATGACACACCACCTACCTATGAGGACTTCCCCTCTAATACCCCTCAACAGACCACACCAGCAGAGTCAACCCCAGCCCAGGCAGAAGTTGAATCAAAGGCATTGAGGCCTCTCATTGATGGGAATAGAACCATTGCACCTTCTTTGGTCCattcccaagaaaatactaAGAAGGAGTATGAGCAACCAGTTGGGGAGGGACCTCAACCGGATAAGTATACACCCCGAGTCCCTTTCCCTGATGCTCTCAAAACTCCATCCTCTCCCCCATTTGGGAAGCaaggagagaagatgaaggagatgttGGATTTGTTTCAACAAGTCCACATCAACCTTCCATTATTGGATGCAATCAAGCAGGTTCCAGCTTATGCTAAGTTTTTGAAAGACCTATGCACTCAGAAGCATAAGCTAAGGAATCAAACTCCTAAAACCATACACCTCACAGAACAGGTAAGTGCAGTTATTACTGACCTACCCCCCAAGCTGAAGGATCCTGGTGCACCACTCATCTCTTGTGTCATTGGAGACCTCTCTATTGACAAAGCATTGTTGGATCtgggggctagtgtgaatatcttACTTGGTTCGGTTTTTGAGAAGTTTGGATTAGGAGAGTTGAAGTCCACTGAAGTCATACTTCAATTAGTTGATCGTTCTGTGAAAAGACCTCGTGGACTTCTTGAGGATGTTCTTGTGAAGGTAGATGATTTATACTTCCCAGTGGACTTCCTAGTCCTTGACATGGAATCTACCTCACCCAAACTTCCCCCTATCATACTAGGGCATCCATTATTGGCGACCACCAATGCTTACAATAACTGTCGGTCAGGCTCCATGGACATATcgtttgggaataagaagctttggctaaacatcttcaatgcatcacTAGGACCCTACAGAGAAGATGAGTGCTTTGCTCTTAATATGATTGCTAAAGCTGTATCTCAGTACACTTCCTAG